The Bacillus sp. B-jedd sequence AAGTAATGGAAGCATCATAAAAAAACAAAAACCCTTCTCCTGTAAGTATATTTATCAGGAAAAGGGTTATGACTTTGTTCAGATTAATATTTTTGGAGGCAGTACCCGTTGTTAATTTGCAAGAAATGCCGGCTCGCCGTTCGAATCTATTGTATACGGAAGAGAGTATCCCGGCACGAACATCGAATTCTCTGTTAAAAGGGAACGGATATCTTCCCCTTCTGTAAATTCCTTCTTAGAAGTTTTTAATTGTTGATACAAGTCACTTCGGTAATCCACGTATATTTCCGAATCGCCGGTTACTACAAAAGACAGATTCTGCTGGGTAAATGGACTTACAACATGAGGCGGTTCCTTATAACCAAGCTGTGAAAAATCAAGCGAATAAACATTGTCTGCCAATTTATCTTTATAAGGCGGATAACCGTTAGCCCGTATCCTCATTTTTATATCGCGGATTTTATCTACAATCCTCAAATCAAGCAGTTTGACTGTTGGGTTAGTTTCTACGTCTATTAGGACATACTGGAATACCCCTCCGTTTTCAAAAGCATTTCCAGGGGGTTCCTGCATATAGCGTGGTGATATTCTAGTGAAGTCTATTACATATTTTTCATAAATTGGCGTATCGGCTTCCTTCGTTTTGATGGGAAGGATCCCGCCGTTGTCTTTTTGAAAGCTTTCTACCACTGCCTGAACTGACTTTAGCTGTTCCTCGTACGGAATTTGATTTTCGGATAGCTCGCTGCTCGGGTACATGCACCCGCCAAGGAGTGAAATAGCAATAAACAGGCTGGCGTACTTAAAGGCTTTTAGCATACTATCAACCCTCTGATTATCTTTTTTCTAGTCTGAAGTCGGTCCGCTCATAACAACGATAAAAATAATAATGCCCGCGAGGATCATCAAAGCATAAGCAAAAAAAGCCGTAATAATCCGGAAAACGCCTTTCAGCTTATAGCGGCTGAAATAAATGCTGATGATGGATATGAACATAAAACCCATCGCCGCTAATGATACCCACATTTTCATTAATGCCGGTGACAAATCAATCTCCCCCTCTTCAGAAAGTAATTATATCACAGCCGGCCAAAGAGATGGAATAGAACTATATCAACCATAACAATATTAAAATAATAAAAAAGAGCAGGAAGCCCCTGCTCATCCATAAGACTAAACATACCCATACAACGATTCACTTGCAAAATGATTCGTTGCATTGTATGCAGGCAAATTCATAATTGCATCGCCAATCGCCTACTTGCATTCAGAATTTCACACAAAAAACGGTCAATTCCCGTTCAGAATATTTGTCAAGTCTTCCATTTCATGAGTTCTATCCCGTGCCATCAGAATTTCTGCCCCTTCTTTTGCAGGCAGGTCTTCAAAAAGGACTTTGTACAAGGTTTCAGTTATGGGCATTTCCACACCATATTTATTAGCAAGCTGGTGGGCGGCCTTGGTTGTCCTGACTCCTTCTACGACCATGCCCATATTTTCAAGCACTTCGTCCAGAGTCTGTCCTTTTCCAAGCATGTTTCCGGCGCGCCAGTTTCTGGAATGGACACTTGTGCACGTAACGATTAAATCCCCAACGCCGGCAAGCCCGGCAAAAGTAAGCGGATTGGCCCCCATTTTAGTGCCAAGCCTTGAGATTTCCGCCAAACCTCTTGTCATGAGTGCTGCCTTTGCATTATCACCAAAACCGAGGCCATCGGTTATCCCTGCAGCAAGAGCAATAATATTTTTCAGTGCCCCGCCTATTTCCACTCCCACAACATCAGGATTTGTATATACCCTGAAATTCTGATTGATAAATAAATCCTGGATTCTTTCCGCTTCCTTCTCATTTTCCGAAGAAACCGCGACTGTGGTCGGATGCCTCAAGCTTACCTCTTCAGCATGGCTCGGTCCTGAAAGGACAACAACCGCTTTTAATTTTTCGGAAGGCATTTCCTCTTTAATCATTTCGGAAATCCTCAGATGGGAATCAGGCTCAATCCCTTTGCTAACATGCACAATGGTAAGTGGCCCTTGCGCAGTCTCTCCGGTTTTTGCTGTTACTTCCCTGATAGCTTTCGTAGGAACGGCAAGGATCACTGTATCGGTTCCCTCTAGAGCTTCTACTAAGGAAGAAGTGGCGGTAATAAGTCCAGGGATTTCTATGCCAGGTAAATACTTTTTATTGGTGCGTGATTCATTTATTTCCTCTACCTGTTCCGGGTTGTGGCTCCACAATGAAACTTGGCTTCCGTTATCGGCAAGAACAAGCGCGAGCGCGGTTCCCCAGCTCCCGGCCCCAAGTACGACAGTTTTTTCTTTTCCCATTCAAATCACGCCCTCCTCTTATTTTCTCTCTCTGGAAAAAATCCTGATCGGTGTGCCTTCAAAACCGAATGCATCCCTGATCCTGTTTTCCAAAAATCGTTCGTACGAAAAGTGCATCAGTTCAGGATCATTGACAAAAACAACAAATGAAGGAGGCTTTACAGCCACTTGGGTCGCATAATAAATCCTTAGCCTCCGCCCTTTATCTGTAGGGGTAGGATTCATTGCAACTGCATCCATGATTATCTCGTTCAGGATATTTGTCTGTACCCGCATCGCATGGTTTTCACTAGCCATATTAATGGCCGGCAGCAGCGTATCGACCCTTTTCTTTGTTTTCGCGGAAAGGAAAACGATTGGGGCATAGTCAAGAAACTGAAAATGCTCCCTTATTTTCTGTTCCATTGCCTTCATGGTTTTTTCGTCTTTTTCTACTGCATCCCATTTGTTCACGACAATAACAATACCTCTGCCTGCCTCATGGGCGTATCCAGCGATTTTTTTATCCTGCTCCAAAATACCTTCTTCACCATTTAAAACCACAAGGACAACATCCGATCTTTCAATCGCCCTTAAAGCGCGGAGCACGCTGTATTTTTCGGTGCTTTCATAAACCTTGCCCTTTTTCCTCATGCCAGCGGTATCTATGATGACGTATTCCTGTCCGTCATATTCATAAAGGGAATCAATTGCATCCCTGGTTGTTCCTGCAATATCACTGACGATGACTCGTTCTTCACCTAAAAGAGCATTTACGAGAGATGATTTTCCGACATTCGGTCGGCCAATCAATGAAAATTTAATAACATCTTCCGGATATTCATCTGATTCGATTTTAGGAAAATACTTGGCTGCCTCATCAAGCAAATCTCCAAGCCCCAACCCGTGCGCACCTGAGATCGGGAAGGGCTCTCCAAAGCCTAGTGCATAGAAATCGTAAATATCCGCCCTCATCTCGGGGTTATCGATTTTATTTACAGCTAGGACAACGGGCTTTTTTGTCTTATAGAGGATTTTCGCCACTTCCTCATCCGCGGCCGTAACTCCCTCTCTTCCGTTCACAAGAAAAATAATGACATCCGCTTCATCGATTGCAATTTCAGCCTGCTGCCTAATTTGTTCAAGAAAAGGTTCATCGCCAATATCTATTCCGCCTGTATCGATGATATTGAAATCATGTGTCAGCCATTCTGCTGAACTGTAAATCCGGTCCCTTGTGACACCGGGAATATCTTCGACGATTGATATTCTTTCTCCGGCAATTCTATTAAAAATCGTTGATTTGCCAACGTTCGGACGGCCGACGATAGCGACTGTTGGTTTTGCCATTTTGCTCACCCTTACTATCTCATAATAATAAATTGTTAACGATAACCATTTGTTGCAAAGGCTGGCTCTATTCAGCCGCCTACTAAATAAACCCTTCTTTCGGTGGAAGGGCTTAACTTAATTATAGTATCAATCTTATTCACTCCGCGCAATGAAAAGCTTTTTGAGTTTCTTTTTGGATACATAAAAACAACTTTTTCCTTCATGGCGAAGATTTCTTATTCTTTTCAAAAGCGGTCATTGACGTATTCAGCCATGATCTCATATGCTCGAGGAAGCTCCAGAACACTATTATTCCCGCAGACAGCGCCAAAGTATCCAAATAGGCATATCCGCCAATATCAAGGAAAAAGTTCTCCCTTAGAACAAGTGAAATCAGGAGCTCTCCCTGGAAAGTTCCTATTGAAATCAAAATCAGCCTCCATTTAACTGAATTTTGAAGAATAATCGCAATAAATGCAGTTATGACAGAGACAAACAATAGCTTGTTCATAACAAAGATGACTGGGTCAAAAAGTTCAAAAAATCTTATAGAACTATAAACAGCTGAAATGACCATTGCTGACAGATAAATATATACAGTTTTTTTCAATTTGGCTTTCCACAAAAACCACAGGGAATATAGAAAGAAGCAAACGCTTCCCCCATAGATTTTCATCCCCTCGAATTCACCGTGCAAAGGAGACACAATAATTGAGATTAATACTACGGCAGCCATCCCTTTGCTGTAAGACATATCTTTGCCTGCAAAAAAAGTCAAATAAACCCAGCACAGCCAGGCGCTTAAAAAAAATATTAATCCTTCCATTCCTTGTCTCCTCCTATCTTTACCATTATGGGTAACCATCATGTATTTTCATACCAGGATGAAACGGAAAAATATGTGGAACGCTTAATTTATGGAGGTGAATAGGAATGGGCAGAGACAGGCAAGAAAAAAAATTGCGGGAAAGCGGAAGAGTCCAGTCGGATCGTGACCAATCCCTTCACTACCCCGGCGCTACTGGCCTCCAGACCCCTGAAGAGGCTAGAATACTGAATGGCGGTCGGAAGTCCGATTAAAAAGAAAAAAGGCTTCCTCCATTAAGGGGGAAGCCTTTAAAACATTATTTGTTTCT is a genomic window containing:
- a CDS encoding DUF2768 domain-containing protein; the encoded protein is MSPALMKMWVSLAAMGFMFISIISIYFSRYKLKGVFRIITAFFAYALMILAGIIIFIVVMSGPTSD
- a CDS encoding NAD(P)H-dependent glycerol-3-phosphate dehydrogenase, which codes for MGKEKTVVLGAGSWGTALALVLADNGSQVSLWSHNPEQVEEINESRTNKKYLPGIEIPGLITATSSLVEALEGTDTVILAVPTKAIREVTAKTGETAQGPLTIVHVSKGIEPDSHLRISEMIKEEMPSEKLKAVVVLSGPSHAEEVSLRHPTTVAVSSENEKEAERIQDLFINQNFRVYTNPDVVGVEIGGALKNIIALAAGITDGLGFGDNAKAALMTRGLAEISRLGTKMGANPLTFAGLAGVGDLIVTCTSVHSRNWRAGNMLGKGQTLDEVLENMGMVVEGVRTTKAAHQLANKYGVEMPITETLYKVLFEDLPAKEGAEILMARDRTHEMEDLTNILNGN
- the der gene encoding ribosome biogenesis GTPase Der; the encoded protein is MAKPTVAIVGRPNVGKSTIFNRIAGERISIVEDIPGVTRDRIYSSAEWLTHDFNIIDTGGIDIGDEPFLEQIRQQAEIAIDEADVIIFLVNGREGVTAADEEVAKILYKTKKPVVLAVNKIDNPEMRADIYDFYALGFGEPFPISGAHGLGLGDLLDEAAKYFPKIESDEYPEDVIKFSLIGRPNVGKSSLVNALLGEERVIVSDIAGTTRDAIDSLYEYDGQEYVIIDTAGMRKKGKVYESTEKYSVLRALRAIERSDVVLVVLNGEEGILEQDKKIAGYAHEAGRGIVIVVNKWDAVEKDEKTMKAMEQKIREHFQFLDYAPIVFLSAKTKKRVDTLLPAINMASENHAMRVQTNILNEIIMDAVAMNPTPTDKGRRLRIYYATQVAVKPPSFVVFVNDPELMHFSYERFLENRIRDAFGFEGTPIRIFSRERK
- a CDS encoding YphA family membrane protein encodes the protein MEGLIFFLSAWLCWVYLTFFAGKDMSYSKGMAAVVLISIIVSPLHGEFEGMKIYGGSVCFFLYSLWFLWKAKLKKTVYIYLSAMVISAVYSSIRFFELFDPVIFVMNKLLFVSVITAFIAIILQNSVKWRLILISIGTFQGELLISLVLRENFFLDIGGYAYLDTLALSAGIIVFWSFLEHMRSWLNTSMTAFEKNKKSSP
- a CDS encoding YpzI family protein — encoded protein: MGRDRQEKKLRESGRVQSDRDQSLHYPGATGLQTPEEARILNGGRKSD